The Nicotiana tabacum cultivar K326 chromosome 5, ASM71507v2, whole genome shotgun sequence sequence TCATTCCACTGGTCCACTCTCCTCCCCGATCCCACCCCCTCCTGTTTCATGCCTACTATTTCTTTAACTTCATTTACCATAACTACGGTGGAGTTTAAAGAAGAGTGGAGAAGTGGGAGAGTTCTTGACatttttaatttctaattaacTGATATAATTCACCTATAAGTTGTACCTGGTTTTCTCCTCTTTTCACCTTTAGCATTGTGTCTGCATAATTAATCTTTAGTTTTCAAATAGCCCCGCAAGAATTTACAATGCTCCAAACTTTTCACCTTCACAGATGATTGGtttattttatctaacattgatAAAACAAATGATTATAtagtaatttttgaaaaagagaaaTGAAACAAACGATCAGTTATATATAATTTGCATTAAGTAGATGAATTTGATGTAGTATTAAATTATTTGAATGATCTATAATTGATGAGTTACGGATGCAACTTTTGAAATTCTCCAGTCATGTTGTTTGGTTTATATAGCAATGATTTTTTAAGGATATTATAGTCTTTTAATTCTATAAGGTTATTTTGgtctttcatatatatatatatatatatatatatatatatatatatatatatatatatatatatatatatatatatatatatatatatatatatatatatatatataaacacacacacacacacacacacaccatgctaataagtaaaaatattttaaaagagtataaaaatattaaaatacgtATGTAATGAGTTATgtgaaatttaaacaaaaaaaggTAAGCTCAAACTAATAAATAGTGATTCTAGGGGACTGGTATTTATTATAATTGCAAAGCACAAATCTAGAAATTGCTTTCAAATAAATGTGAATTATTTTTCATTCGCATATTTGTGAAAGTTAAATTCCAGGGAGAAATCTTTCAgtattagtattttttttctaaGTCGATTAGATGGATACTATTTATAATTATATTACTTATATTTTAAAATACACATGTATAGTAATATAAGCAAGATCTCTTTTACTTCCCAAAAATAAGTTGAACAACTTCTGAATTTAGTGTTAGATATTTTTTTAGAACTCACAGTTATTTTGGGTTAATTATGACCTAGGGACGTGGTTAAGTCTTGGAAAGCAATCTTCAAGCATTAAAATGTTCTAATAAACTTGTCCCAACAAAGCAACAGAAATCTCCTCAACTAAAATCGGGATACATAAAACGAAAAAAAATGACTTATGATGGGAAGTTTAACTTCCTTGTGTAGTGTATTAATCCGATCAACCTCACATCCTAACCAGTAATTGATGACACGTATTGAGCACCGACATATACTGATATCATAACATAACAATCTTACTCCATATTTTGAGCATCTATTAGTTGTGCGACTTATGTCCAAACTAATAGTTCATGGTCCATCAGTTAAAAGCTTTCTAACACATTCGCTTTCAAATAGTGCTTGCTTTCCTTGAGTATCTATGAAAAGATTATATTTCGCAAGAAATCTCAGGCCGAACGCTTATTAATTTCCATTGCGTCAACTTTCTTAGCTCATTACATAAGTTCAGTTCACACTGAAACATATGCATAAATTAACTAGGAATCTTCTGGTTTTATAGCCATACTAAGACATTGAAAGAAAACTGTAATGAACCCAATATCCAAAACCAAAGATTGATATATTAATACTTGAGAACAAAGAAATTACACTAAGAAGAGGAGAGTAACAGAAAGAAACAGAGGAGGAAAAGACGGAGCTATAAAGAGAAACAGACAAGGGAGATAGAGAGAACAGAGGGGAAGTTTCCAACAATTTCAGCTTGCCCTATCTGTGTTAACGCTTAGTCCCTTTTAACTGATTCCTTATTGCACTTCTTGGGCTTGGATCCCACATTAACCTTTGTGAAGGTCTTCTGGCCCTGTGGCTTCTTCTCGGCCCAATAGTTCTTGTAAGCCCAATAGCTTGATTCATAACAATACTCCCGTCCTCAATAAGAACCTTGCCCTCAAGGTTCAAGTCAGGAATTCCTTCTAACCACATTACAACTATATTATATAAACTAAACTGGTCCTCTACTGCAGGTGTTAAATCTATGTCGGTATAAATGGCAGCAACAATGAACTCCCATAGAGCTAGATTTGTAAAGAAACTTTGACTTCCTTGATTACCATCCAAAGCAACCACAAGATTTCCAAGGCTTAAAGCTTGAAATGGCCCTATAGAAATGACGTCATTGAAATAATCTGCCTGGGAAGCATCAGGACTCCAAGATAATAAAATGACATGAATCCCATCTCTAAGTACACAATTGAATGCAGCCAGCAAGCCTACATTGTAGCAACCAAAACTCCAACGAGTTTTGTCCATCGCTATTCTGGCTAGTGGCAATATATAATCAGACACTTTCCTGGTTAAGGTTTTCAAAGGTGAATGTACGTCCATTGCCCTAGCTTTCACCTCAGAATTTTTTTTCACCTTTGGCAAGAAATCTTCAAGCTCGGCCACATAATCCACACCATCAACATTAGATGCTATCAGAGTGACAAATGTTGCCATTTGTTGCACAATCTGTGGATAAGAGCATGGGAAAACCGAATACGGGCGTACATTCCATGTTGCTCACAAGCTCAAAGCATGACATTGCAATCAAACCTCTACGCCTTTTAGCAATTTTTTTAAACGATGTGAGTGAATCTGATACAAAACTTAAAGGATCATTAGGAAGACTTGTACAACCAGAATCAACCTTAAAATGATGCCCAGTGTCGAACCACTTAAAAAATTGTATGCCCAAGTCATGGTTCTCGATAGTAAGACTTACTGTCGCTCCATTCCAATTCCCTAAAAATACCTCATTAGAAATTAAAATAATCACAGTTATAAAACCAATAACTGGTGCAATCTTAGTCACAGTGGCTTCTATTTCCTTCTTAGTCATTTGAAGAGGCAATATTTGAGCAAAGGAATCGGCACATGCTCCACGAAAATAGAGCCAAACACCAGGAGTATCATCCAGACAAAAACACAGTGGCAAATATCATAAATTTATTTGTGGAACCAAATTGTTCATACCACTGCCAATACCTTCAGCAAGTTTAGAAAGCATGTCGAAAGAACAAACAATTAAATATCTAGCACAATGTCGATCATCAAAAGCAATTCCGAAGAGAACATATTGACGAACACAGTATGTAATtctaaattgaaatttcaaaggtGCAATGCAATCCCACATGGTGAATGTCACGAACTTATCACACTCAAAGTTGCTCGAGGCACCACATAATACACAATTTCTTGTAACTCTAAGAAATATGGTAAGCAAACTAGAGCCAGGATCAAACAGAAAGTCTAAGCCGAGTTGATATAGATGCAAAGGTAAGACAAGGTCAGCATGACCAAGGTCGCTTAAGTGACTGAATATACCTCTGTTTAGAAGGTGGTTGAAAGTGCAAGCAGAAAGCATACAAGACATCGCCTCCAAGTTTTGGGCTAGCCCAAGTCCATATCGACCAGCCATCATGTCGAGGTTACTAGAAATAGAAGAAGCAGAACCAATCCATAGTGGAGCCTTCTCTATGATTGCAGTAACAACTTTCTCTTTATTATCCTTGTCTTCATTTTCAACAACATTAGCATTATCGTTTGACGCATCAGTCGGAGCAACATGATACATCGAATCATTAGGGAAATGGGTTAGATTAAGCTCCTTTTGTGGCTCCTGCATAGCAATCGGCTCCTGAATAGCATCTTTAGAGCAATTGgacaattcatcaaacaccttgcgCGCCCCATTATTGCTGTTGTATTCAGATGGTGCAACCAAGTATTGTGGCAAAAGGGAATCGGCTTCCTCTTTGTCCTTATCCAAAACTGAATTGCAGGTCTCCTCAGGTGTTGGTAGCATTGTTTCAGTAACTATTACAGTTTTACTTTCCCTATTTGGCTTCTCTACAAACACCTTATGGGTAACGTTCAGGTTGGTGTACTTTGCGTGCGCATTCCAGTACTGAGGCAAGGGCGAGTTAGCCATGTTGTTCCATGACGGAATAGCCGCAGCCCGTGCCGAATAAACATCCACTGTGGTAAAGTTCCGGAGAATGGCTAAACGCCTATCGGGTGCATCCCGATTTCGACCTCgaaaatgaataaataatttgTCCACGAAATGGTCCCAACCTGCAAGTTGCTTGTTTCGAAATAACCAATGATAACATTTCAAAGCCTCGCCATCCATATAAAATGAAGCCCAGGACATTTTATGCTCTGACGAAATATTGTAGAAAGTGAAATATTGCTCTGCTCGAAGAACCCAATCCAGAGGATTCTCACCGCTAAAACGGCTCATTACCGGGGCTTGAGATAGGTCCACCATGGTAGATGCTCTCAATGAAAGCACCAATGAAATAAACTCAATATCCAAAACCAAAGATTGATATATTAATAATTGAGAAGAAAGAAATTACATTAAGAAGAGGAGAGTAACAGAAAGAAACAGAGGATTAAGAGACGGAGCCATAGAGAGAAATAGACGAGGGAGACAGAGAGAACAGAGCGGAAGTTTCTAATAATTTGAGCTTGGGTGTTGTGTTAATACTTAGTCCCTTTTAAGTGATTCTTATTGTACCTCTCTTGGGCCTCAATCCCACGTTAACCTTTGTGAATGTCTGCTCGCCCTGTAGCTTCTTCTCGGCCCAATAGTTCTTGTAAGTCCAACAACTTGAGTCATAACAAAAACGATCCAAAGAAGAATATAATTAAGTGGAGTCTTGTCTCAGTGTACAATAAATAATCAAGAAAAATGTGCTTTTTAGGGATGCACTTTTTCATTAATAAATTGCAAAGAGGTTGAAGAGAATTGATGAATCACATATCTGTTTGCAAGTACAAGGAACATAACATATGATTTCAAGATGTCCTCAAATCTATCAAAGAAAATgcaacaagaaaactcaaaaaaataagaaaatatttcacTTCCAAATAGTCGGAGTAACCATTACGCAAAAAACACTAATTAAGAATCATTTTTCTGATACATGGCTACTTGTCCAAATCTTTCCAAAGCGATGTCTTGTCAACTTCATAACTGTATTGGGTAAAATTAAGTTTGCACATTGGAggtgacgtgtcatgacacgtgaattagtcaaatggtcaaagagttataattagtcaagaggcaCGAGCAGcaacaggtacgagagaaggtGATGAAAGAGGCACGGACAGTTATTCAAATAGTTTGgcgcccgtacctatttaaatCATTTAAAGCTCAAAGATCAAAAAGAATCAAGGAAATGAATCTGACGATGCATGAGAGTCCAAATTCAGTATTTAACATATATTAAATACCTagtacgttagagaatttgtatttaatacatatgattgagtaacgtttcttttattgtcatttattgctcataattgccttaTTAAGACAAAGGCAATAAACATATCTCCAAAAAAAACTATTATAATAGGGAGAATGCTGAACATTTGTAAGGACAGAGAAGACTATTggaatatactgatttactttgctttcttCTGCTCATCTTGTTATTGTTGAAAGCCAATTTCTACATTCTttcgattatcagtaacccgtgttcttctaaattctagctttgactaaaattctattttttggttaaacaaattggttccgttaccgggaatctgataatctattttcttttcacctaaccttccttgttgcatcaactaTGTCGACTAACGATGTCAATACTCAaggaaaccaagagaaccaacaaagTCAGGGGGATCCACAAAATATCAACATTCAAGTTCCTGCTCCGCAAGACTCTCCACGACAATCGCGAGGGTTCTCCTGATGAATCTCAAACAAACGAGCATGCTCAATTTCAAAACATGGAAGCCGCTGATGAAGCTTTGCAGAAATTAATTACTGCTCAGGTCAACAGAGCCGTTGCGGCACTTGTTAACCAGTTACCGGTTGCAACACCCGCACCtactccaaataataacactATAGAAAACCCTCATTCCGGGCTCGTTAACTCAGGCAGTGGTGGAACCCCCAATAACTCACAGGAGGGAGAACCAGGTAATGCAATTAATTCTGATTTGCAAactttagtactaaccttgcagaaacagctcaaggagcaaagtgaacgCATAGAGCAGATACCTGGGGTGCCACCTATAATCAAGGGGGTAGACATGGATAGGTATtcacaacaaccctggaagccaagtgctgctccgcTCCTAATCccaaaaaagtttaaaatgcctgatattccaaagtatgatggaacaacagaccTACGAGACCACGTGACTGCCTTCACAACGGGTGTAAAGGGCAAcgatttgactaagcaggagattgaatcgGTTCTAATCAATAAATTTGGTAAAACACTCACCAAAGGAgcactaacatggtattctcttctacctgaaaattctataaattcttttgatgagcttgcagattctttcattaaagcacactcgggagctcaaaaagtggaaaaaagaatggaggatattttcaaaatcaagcagggAGACTCAGAATTGTTTAGAGAGttcgtggacagatttcaacgtgaaagaatgacattgccgCGTGTACCTAACAACTGGGAAGCTATAGCCTTTAcaagcaatttgaatgaaaaaagttcagaagCTACGAGGAGGCTCAAGGAAAGCCTTCgtgaattcccagctacaacgtggaatgatgtttacaacaggtatagtacgaagttgaggattgaggaagatactgtgccacgatctcaaaaagaagaaaatatacgTCCGAGACGGGCAGAGACCGACAAAAGGtccggtaaaaacaggtacgagccTTATATGGGGCCTGCGGGAAAAGACTCACGATCAAAACAGGATGACCAAAGGCACGATAGCAAACCAATGAATAGAGAAG is a genomic window containing:
- the LOC142181190 gene encoding uncharacterized protein LOC142181190; this translates as MVDLSQAPVMSRFSGENPLDWVLRAEQYFTFYNISSEHKMSWASFYMDGEALKCYHWLFRNKQLAGWDHFVDKLFIHFRGRNRDAPDRRLAILRNFTTVDVYSARAAAIPSWNNMANSPLPQYWNAHAKYTNLNVTHKVFVEKPNRESKTVIVTETMLPTPEETCNSVLDKDKEEADSLLPQYLVAPSEYNSNNGARKVFDELSNCSKDAIQEPIAMQEPQKELNLTHFPNDSMYHVAPTDASNDNANVVENEDKDNKEKVVTAIIEKAPLWIGSASSISSNLDMMAGRYGLGLAQNLEAMSCMLSACTFNHLLNRGNWNGATVSLTIENHDLGIQFFKWFDTGHHFKVDSGCTSLPNDPLSFVSDSLTSFKKIAKRRRGLIAMSCFELVSNMECTPVFGFPMLLSTDCATNGNICHSDSI